From a region of the Triticum aestivum cultivar Chinese Spring chromosome 7D, IWGSC CS RefSeq v2.1, whole genome shotgun sequence genome:
- the LOC123169585 gene encoding uncharacterized protein, with the protein MLRNSRNEDHRMAMEASNSNLALKGEKGMEDIQTNLEINCVSLPGKNLSHQTVEASCMVDSMDRCIQLDSRKCKTSLSEDGRTDVYKSKSKRMKPLLEEKFEKRGVARLTKSMGISTKNSSLGKDERTVDEKFNKMKRTDNYSQTNKRRRYVVSDDEADDDGDQNLTGAKTGAAGLTTQKDCHPEVSNLFGLESSKPYQYCSLPIDEPIWSGIIKLGSGKFVSLAAHLSTKYCEKVWKLSRSLEAVVEVTKLSRLEAWPKSFEASRPTDDNIALYLLPTEMRQDADLEQLVKEVMENDMVLRAIVGEAEMLIFPSILLPEQHQTFQGKPYLWAVFKRRKDKVPVVEEEQHGKGRCAQEKGKQQASHFSVGEGLNMDDGASEEAEMQGMEQEQNPTTASPARTPTASPNTPSPTTSAPTAAATMFANHRQVHSGFAAPTGALFGFVVQRTLRLEQLIQEMQREGVVMVAMQGQMIGPGLGLGRQ; encoded by the exons ATGCTTCGTAACTCACGGAATGAAGACCATCGGATGGCGATGGAAGCCTCAAATTCCAACTTAGCTTTGAAGGGTGAAAAAGGCATGGAAGATATCCAGACCAACTTGGAGATCAATTGTGTTTCTTTACCTGGTAAGAACCTTAGCCACCAAACGGTCGAGGCATCATGCATGGTCGATTCAATGGACCGGTGCATTCAACTTGATAGTAGAAAGTGCAAGACTAGCCTTTCGGAGGATGGAAGAACCGATGTGTACAAATCTAAGAGTAAGAGGATGAAGCCGTTATTGGAAGAGAAGTTTGAGAAACGTGGGGTCGCTAGACTGACaaaatcaatgggcatctccactAAGAACTCTAGCCTCGGGAAGGATGAAAGAACCGTTGATGAAAAGTTTAATAAGATGAAGAGGACTGATAATTATAGTCAAACAAACAAAAGGAGAAGATACGTAGTATCTGACGATGAAgccgatgatgatggtgatcagAATCTCACTGGTGCTAAAACTGGTGCTGCTGGATTGACAACGCAGAAGGATTGTCATCCAGAAGTCTCTAATCTATTTGGTTTAGAATCTTCGAAGCCATATCAGTATTGTTCCCTGCCCATCGATGAACCTATTTGGAG TGGAATCATTAAGTTAGGCAGTGGAAAATTTGTTTCATTGGCTGCACATTTGTCAACTAAatactgtgagaaggtgtggaaattgTCACGATCACTTGAGGCGGTGGTTGAAGTAACAAAGCTTTCTAGACTGGAGGCTTGGCCTAAGAGCTTTGAGGCGTCAAGGCCCACTGATGACAACATTGCGTTGTATTTATTGCCCACCGAGATGAG GCAAGATGCAGACCTGGAACAACTTGTTAAAGAAGTCATGGAGAATGATATGGTCCTACGAGCTATTGTTGGTGAAGCTGAGATGCTGATATTCCCATCTATTCTACTGCCTGAGCAACATCAAA CTTTCCAAGGAAAACCCTACCTGTGGGCGGTATTTAAGCGCAGAAAGGACAAGGTTCCCGTGGTGGAAGAGGAACAACATGGCAAAGGACGTTGTGCACAGGAGAAGGGAAAACAGCAGGCTTCACATTTCAGTGTGGGAGAAGGGTTAAACATGGATGATGGAGCTTCTGAGGAAGCGGAGATGCAAGGCATGGAGCAGGAACAAAATCCCACTACGGCAAGTCCAGCAAGAACTCCTACAGCTTCACCCAACACTCCAAGTCCTACAACTTCAGCTCCTACCGCAGCTGCCACAATGTTTGCAAACCACAGACAGGTCCACTCAGGCTTTGCTGCTCCTACAGGGGCATTGTTTGGTTTTGTGGTTCAGCGAACTCTGCGACTCGAGCAACTCATCCAAGAGATGCAACGCGAAGGCGTTGTGATGGTTGCAATGCAAGGGCAGATGATAGGGCCAGGACTTGGCTTGGGCAGGCAGTAG